From Phycodurus eques isolate BA_2022a chromosome 1, UOR_Pequ_1.1, whole genome shotgun sequence, one genomic window encodes:
- the slc35a2 gene encoding UDP-galactose translocator, which yields MADGKANLVVKDETTTRGNGQMKVQLKYLSLAVLVVQNASLILSIQYVRTLPGERFLATSAVVMAEILKVLACLLIILLQKRCNVKETVLFLVDAILFQYKDTLKLALPSLIYTLQNNLQYIAISNLPAATFQVTYQLKILTTALFSVLMLRKTLSKVQWFSLLLLFVGVSIVQVQHGGNKDAVKANQNYTAGLAAVIISCLSSGFAGVYFEKILKTNSASVWLRNVQLGIFGTALGMLALWWNDGAAVAHRGFFLGYTSMVWCVILNQAFGGLLVAVVVKYADNILKGFATSFSIIISTIMSIYLFAFRVDPLFVAGAGLVISAVYMYSLPKSSATLNSSFSALRTEDSTSKVRQKAERIMRSPQVKVD from the exons ATGGCTGATGGAAAAGCCAACCTGGTGGTCAAGGACGAGACGACGACGCGGGGAAACGGTCAAA TGAAGGTCCAGCTGAAGTACTTAAGTCTAGCTGTGCTGGTGGTTCAGAATGCGTCCCTCATCCTCAGCATCCAGTACGTGCGCACATTGCCGGGCGAGCGCTTCCTGGCCACATCGGCTGTAGTCATGGCGGAGATCCTCAAGGTGTTGGCGTGTCTCCTCATCATCCTGCTGCAGAAGAGAT GCAACGTGAAGGAGACTGTGTTGTTCCTGGTTGACGCCATCTTGTTTCAGTACAAGGACACGCTGAAGCTGGCCCTTCCATCGCTCATCTACACACTGCAGAACAACCTGCAGTACATTGCAATCTCCAACCTGCCTGCTGCCACCTTCCAG GTGACGTACCAGCTAAAGATCCTGACCACGGCGCTCTTCAGTGTGCTGATGCTGAGGAAGACTCTGTCCAAAGTGCAGTGGTTTTCACTACTGCTGCTCTTTGTCGGTGTCTCAATCGTACAG GTGCAGCATGGGGGCAACAAGGACGCGGTGAAAGCCAATCAGAACTACACGGCAGGCCTGGCGGCTGTGATCATCAGCTGCCTGTCGTCAGGATTCGCCGGTGTCTACTTCGAGAAGATCCTCAAGACGAACTCGGCATCTGTGTGGTTGCGCAACGTGCAACTGGGCATCTTCGGCACGGCGCTGGGCATGTTGGCGCTGTGGTGGAACGATGGTGCTGCTGTGGCCCACCGTGGTTTCTTCTTGGGCTACACGTCTATGGTGTGGTGCGTCATTCTCAACCAGGCGTTCGGCGGCCTCCTGGTGGCTGTGGTTGTCAAGTACGCCGACAACATTCTGAAAGGCTTCGCCACCTCCTTCTCCATCATCATCTCCACCATCATGTCCATCTACCTGTTTGCTTTCCGTGTGGACCCTCTGTTTGTGGCTGGCGCCGGGCTGGTCATCAGCGCCGTCTACATGTACAGCCTCCCTAAATCGTCAGCCACCCTCAATTCGTCTTTCTCTGCGTTGAGAACTGAGGACAGCACCTCCAAG GTGCGACAGAAAGCAGAAAGGATCATGAGAAGCCCACAAGTAAAGGTGGATTGA